A window of Verrucomicrobiia bacterium contains these coding sequences:
- the trxA gene encoding thioredoxin, with protein MKNISELNQSSFETEVLQSNLPVLVDFYAPWCGPCKMLAPLLEQLAAEFVGRIKFTKLNVDDAPELAGAYEITGVPTLMLFRGGQAVDTQVGFVAPSALRAWLQKAAAVVAPQGSAASQMLNQERP; from the coding sequence ATGAAAAATATAAGCGAACTGAACCAAAGCAGCTTTGAAACCGAGGTATTGCAATCGAACCTGCCGGTGCTGGTGGACTTTTACGCGCCGTGGTGCGGCCCGTGCAAAATGCTGGCGCCGCTTCTGGAGCAACTTGCGGCGGAATTCGTGGGCCGAATCAAATTCACCAAGCTCAATGTGGACGATGCGCCGGAACTGGCAGGGGCCTATGAGATTACCGGGGTGCCGACGTTGATGCTCTTTCGAGGCGGCCAGGCGGTGGATACGCAAGTCGGTTTCGTAGCGCCCTCGGCGTTGAGGGCCTGGCTTCAAAAGGCCGCCGCTGTCGTCGCCCCGCAAGGCTCTGCGGCTTCACAAATGCTTAACCAGGAACGGCCATGA
- a CDS encoding DUF6132 family protein gives MIVRILIGAAVGSGLGFAWYKFVGCSTGTCPLTSNPVISTIYGMIVGALIAGSIH, from the coding sequence ATGATTGTGCGCATTCTTATCGGTGCGGCGGTTGGGAGCGGACTTGGCTTTGCCTGGTACAAGTTTGTTGGCTGTTCGACAGGGACCTGTCCGCTAACCAGCAATCCGGTCATCAGCACGATTTACGGGATGATAGTCGGCGCGCTCATAGCCGGCAGCATTCATTAA
- a CDS encoding RluA family pseudouridine synthase gives MPPCLLVSETSPRPLLDWLVQKHPDTSKTRAKQWILAGRVSVQGLIIRRPHQTIADPGDTLELKGRQAATLACGPGWQIHPRVSLLHLDSALAIVNKGPGLISVPAPDSELSALSILADFLAGKLKARDRGVAGKSLPPSYRRLQPLPVHRLDQYTSGVFCMATNPAARHHLIEQLKAHTMHREYIAFVEGRPPTPQGAWRQWLELSRDGLRQHIVPETQARTSDSEVREAITHYEVIAEYPCPGAGRFVTKLRLRLETGRKHQIRVQAAHAGLPLLGDRTYNPAVRAADSPRTLLHLDRQALHAEVLTLEHPGQPGKRMSWTAAMPKDLRLLEEALRR, from the coding sequence ATGCCACCTTGCCTTCTGGTGAGCGAAACAAGCCCAAGGCCGCTGTTGGATTGGCTGGTGCAAAAGCATCCCGATACCTCCAAGACCCGCGCCAAACAATGGATTCTGGCAGGCCGGGTGAGCGTCCAAGGCCTCATCATCCGAAGGCCACACCAAACCATCGCCGACCCGGGGGATACGCTCGAACTCAAAGGACGCCAGGCCGCCACCCTCGCCTGCGGCCCGGGTTGGCAAATTCATCCCCGCGTTTCCTTGCTCCACCTGGATTCGGCCCTTGCCATTGTCAACAAAGGACCCGGTCTCATCTCGGTGCCGGCGCCTGACAGTGAGCTTTCAGCGCTGAGCATCCTGGCCGATTTCCTGGCCGGCAAACTCAAGGCCCGGGACCGCGGCGTGGCCGGAAAGTCGCTGCCGCCCAGCTATCGGCGGTTGCAGCCTCTGCCGGTTCATCGCCTCGACCAATACACCAGCGGCGTCTTTTGCATGGCCACAAACCCCGCGGCCCGCCACCATCTCATCGAGCAACTCAAGGCCCATACCATGCACCGGGAGTATATCGCCTTCGTCGAGGGCCGGCCCCCCACGCCTCAAGGCGCCTGGCGCCAATGGCTGGAGCTTAGCCGGGACGGGTTGCGTCAGCATATAGTGCCCGAAACCCAAGCCAGGACCAGTGACTCGGAAGTCCGCGAGGCCATCACCCATTATGAAGTCATCGCCGAATACCCTTGCCCCGGCGCGGGCCGCTTCGTCACCAAATTGCGCCTCCGCCTCGAGACGGGTCGAAAACATCAAATCCGTGTCCAGGCTGCCCATGCCGGTCTCCCCTTGCTCGGCGACCGGACCTATAACCCGGCAGTTCGCGCCGCAGATTCCCCGCGAACACTTCTCCATCTGGACCGGCAGGCCCTGCACGCCGAAGTCCTGACGCTCGAGCATCCCGGCCAGCCGGGCAAACGCATGAGCTGGACCGCAGCAATGCCTAAAGACTTGCGCCTGCTGGAAGAGGCCCTGCGACGCTGA
- a CDS encoding Gfo/Idh/MocA family oxidoreductase: MNTDLTRRQFLRTSSAAALAAAALPSAWGQGDKQTTIAFVGVAHIHTPGYVNLVKTRKDVQVKSVWDHDPARAEKKATELGANAVPDVKQIWADPEITAIVVCSETNRHHDLVLAAAKAGKHMFVEKPLGITGKESLAMAEAIEKAHLLFTTGYFSRTDPKHLFLKQEIAQGNLGKITRARGSNCHSGALEGWFDTDYRWMADPKIAGVGAYGDLGTHKLDILMWLLGDIEAVTADMRSVTGRYGNCDESGEGLIQFRNGIIGTLAAGWVDVEDPVQLIISGTEGHALVYDNHLYYRSKHRPEIDSKDAYTNLPHAPRAPLHQFLDAVAGAKDQPLVSPSEAAARVVVMEAMYKGAQHRKWENIPGSALE, from the coding sequence ATGAACACAGACCTCACCCGCCGCCAATTTCTTCGCACATCGAGCGCCGCCGCCCTGGCCGCCGCAGCGCTCCCCTCAGCCTGGGGCCAGGGCGACAAACAAACCACCATCGCTTTCGTTGGCGTCGCCCATATCCATACACCCGGCTATGTCAATTTGGTGAAGACTCGAAAAGACGTGCAGGTCAAGTCCGTCTGGGACCATGATCCCGCGCGCGCGGAGAAGAAGGCGACCGAGCTGGGCGCCAATGCCGTGCCTGACGTGAAACAAATCTGGGCCGACCCCGAAATTACGGCGATTGTGGTTTGCTCGGAAACCAACCGGCACCACGACCTGGTGCTGGCGGCGGCCAAGGCCGGCAAACACATGTTTGTCGAGAAGCCCCTTGGCATTACAGGCAAAGAAAGCCTGGCCATGGCCGAGGCGATTGAAAAGGCGCACCTGTTATTTACGACCGGCTATTTCAGCCGGACCGATCCGAAGCATCTGTTCCTGAAACAGGAAATCGCCCAGGGCAATCTGGGCAAGATTACCCGTGCGCGCGGTTCCAATTGCCATAGCGGCGCTCTCGAAGGCTGGTTTGACACCGATTATCGCTGGATGGCTGACCCCAAGATTGCCGGCGTGGGGGCCTATGGCGATCTCGGGACGCATAAACTGGACATCCTCATGTGGTTGCTCGGCGACATCGAGGCGGTAACGGCCGACATGCGGTCCGTCACTGGCCGCTACGGTAATTGTGACGAATCCGGCGAAGGCCTAATCCAATTCAGGAACGGCATCATTGGGACACTGGCGGCCGGCTGGGTCGATGTCGAAGACCCCGTTCAGTTGATCATCAGCGGGACCGAAGGCCACGCGTTGGTCTATGACAATCATCTCTATTACCGCAGCAAGCACCGGCCAGAAATTGACAGCAAGGACGCCTACACAAATTTGCCGCACGCACCCCGGGCGCCGTTGCACCAATTCCTCGATGCCGTTGCCGGAGCAAAAGACCAGCCCCTGGTCTCCCCCTCTGAGGCTGCCGCCCGGGTCGTCGTGATGGAAGCCATGTATAAAGGCGCCCAACACCGCAAATGGGAGAACATACCGGGGTCTGCTTTGGAGTGA
- a CDS encoding sigma-70 family RNA polymerase sigma factor — protein sequence MALMDNNLGALEDSALVLQAKDGDLDAFETLINRYERRVYSLALRMLRQEQDAEDVTQQTFLSALENLNGFRGEASFVTWLLRIATHAVLKVIRKRKGLQTVSLDEGSEDTNAPDHVPHPEYIADWRQSPEELVQRNEVRRLLDEALEALDEKHRLVFLLRDVEGLSIKETAEALGLTEANTKVRLLRARLQLRELLTRALGDPERRVERAADHKH from the coding sequence ATGGCCCTGATGGACAACAATCTCGGTGCTCTCGAGGACTCCGCTTTGGTGCTGCAGGCCAAGGATGGGGATTTGGATGCTTTTGAGACATTGATCAATCGCTACGAACGCCGTGTCTATTCGCTGGCCTTGCGCATGCTGCGCCAGGAGCAGGACGCCGAAGACGTGACGCAGCAGACCTTTCTCAGCGCCCTGGAGAATCTAAACGGATTTCGCGGCGAGGCGAGTTTTGTCACCTGGCTTTTGCGGATCGCCACGCACGCCGTCCTGAAGGTAATCCGCAAACGCAAAGGGCTGCAGACCGTCTCACTGGATGAAGGCTCGGAGGACACCAATGCCCCCGATCATGTGCCCCATCCGGAATACATTGCCGATTGGCGGCAATCGCCCGAAGAATTGGTCCAGAGAAACGAAGTCCGGCGTCTGCTGGATGAAGCCCTCGAAGCTCTGGATGAGAAACATCGCCTGGTCTTCCTTTTGCGCGATGTCGAGGGATTATCCATCAAAGAAACCGCCGAGGCCTTGGGGCTAACCGAGGCCAATACCAAGGTGCGTCTGCTCCGGGCACGTCTGCAGCTCCGGGAGTTGCTGACCCGAGCATTGGGCGACCCGGAGCGGCGAGTTGAGCGGGCGGCGGATCACAAGCATTAG
- a CDS encoding sulfatase encodes MKSRLVPLAVSLLSAIVLSASGTAAESANPTSSPNIIIILADDMGWGDLGCYGHPSIHTPNLDRMAAQGIRFTDFYSAGEVCTPSRAALLTGRYPIRSGMCDNRFRVLRRDAAGGLPADEITIAQALKTRGYATACIGKWHLGNYMNNPAHNPRRHGFDYYFGLPHSNDMNPTPKAPKGAPGRLDQDPEWWAAPLFRNEQLIEQPADQTTLTRRYTHEAIQFIHEHRSSPFFVYLAHTFPHVPLFASGKFKGHSRRGLYGDVVEEVDWSVGQVLDALRQEGLDKNTFVFFTSDNGPWLIQGRAGGSAGPLRDGKGSTWEGGMREPGIAWWPGRVPSGIVSHELACTMDLFTTSLKLAGAQMPSDRVIDGVDMAPILFGNGPSQRQSFFYYRGARLFAVRKRAYKAHFVTKSGYGPDKAVPHDPPLLFDLEQDPGERFNIAEEHQDALADLEQEVQRHRATVKPVPSQLEASIQPKE; translated from the coding sequence ATGAAATCACGCCTGGTCCCGCTGGCGGTCTCGCTGCTGAGCGCCATTGTCCTGAGCGCCTCGGGCACAGCCGCTGAATCGGCTAATCCGACAAGCAGCCCGAACATCATTATCATTCTGGCTGACGACATGGGCTGGGGCGACCTCGGCTGCTACGGGCATCCGAGCATTCATACTCCCAACCTGGACCGCATGGCCGCCCAAGGCATCCGCTTCACCGATTTCTATTCCGCCGGCGAAGTCTGCACCCCCAGCCGGGCCGCCCTGCTCACGGGACGTTACCCCATCCGCAGCGGCATGTGCGATAACCGTTTCCGCGTCCTTCGCCGGGATGCCGCCGGGGGGCTGCCCGCCGACGAAATTACCATCGCCCAGGCGCTCAAAACGCGCGGCTACGCCACCGCCTGCATCGGCAAGTGGCACCTGGGCAACTATATGAATAACCCGGCTCACAATCCGCGCCGGCACGGTTTCGATTACTATTTTGGCCTGCCGCACTCGAACGACATGAACCCCACCCCCAAAGCACCCAAGGGCGCCCCCGGTCGCCTGGACCAGGACCCCGAGTGGTGGGCTGCCCCCCTGTTTCGCAACGAGCAACTCATCGAGCAACCGGCCGACCAGACGACCCTGACCCGCCGCTACACCCATGAGGCCATCCAGTTCATCCATGAGCATCGTTCGAGCCCATTCTTCGTGTACCTCGCGCACACCTTTCCTCACGTGCCACTGTTTGCTTCGGGAAAATTCAAAGGCCACAGCCGCCGCGGACTGTACGGAGATGTGGTCGAGGAAGTGGATTGGAGCGTAGGCCAGGTGCTCGATGCGTTGCGCCAGGAAGGGCTCGATAAAAACACATTCGTCTTTTTCACCAGTGACAACGGTCCATGGCTGATCCAGGGCCGGGCGGGAGGCTCGGCCGGTCCCTTGCGCGATGGCAAGGGCTCGACCTGGGAAGGGGGCATGCGCGAGCCCGGCATCGCCTGGTGGCCCGGGCGGGTTCCCAGCGGTATCGTCAGCCACGAACTGGCCTGCACCATGGACCTGTTCACCACCAGCCTGAAGTTGGCAGGCGCACAAATGCCATCCGACCGTGTGATTGATGGGGTTGATATGGCGCCTATCCTGTTCGGCAACGGTCCCAGCCAGCGACAGAGTTTCTTTTATTACCGGGGTGCGCGCTTGTTTGCAGTGCGCAAAAGGGCCTATAAAGCGCATTTTGTGACTAAATCCGGTTATGGCCCTGACAAGGCGGTGCCGCATGATCCGCCGCTGTTGTTCGATCTTGAACAGGACCCGGGCGAGCGCTTTAACATCGCAGAGGAGCACCAGGATGCGCTGGCCGATTTGGAGCAGGAAGTCCAACGCCACCGCGCGACGGTGAAGCCTGTCCCATCGCAGCTCGAGGCCAGCATTCAACCGAAAGAATAA
- a CDS encoding anti-sigma factor has translation MRCEELLALLNEYVDGTVDPAICEEFDKHMAGCNPCQVVVDNIRKTITLYKAGEPYELPSQFRGRLHALVREKWKQNRPPRAS, from the coding sequence ATGAGGTGTGAAGAACTGCTCGCTCTGTTAAACGAATACGTGGATGGGACGGTGGACCCTGCCATCTGCGAGGAATTTGACAAGCACATGGCTGGCTGCAATCCCTGCCAGGTCGTTGTGGATAATATTCGCAAGACCATCACTCTCTACAAAGCAGGGGAGCCCTACGAACTGCCCTCCCAATTCCGCGGGCGCCTGCATGCCTTGGTGCGTGAGAAATGGAAACAGAACCGCCCGCCGCGGGCGTCTTAG
- a CDS encoding cytidylate kinase-like family protein, producing the protein MPISIGKKLANIHSYPKQIEPLIWTGPREPKRLALALSAQAGSGAFPIARRVAENLQSRAPAPTPAWRVFDRNLVAKVLEDHHLPMRLAKFLPEDAHSAVDEMMDEIFGLHPPSWMLVQQSIETIHKLVEEGNVVIVGWAVNAIARDLPNVLHVRLVGSIERRIARIQARDQVSRKAARGWIERADRGRARYSKHYFQSPVSDVLLYDLTINTDHLSDAQAAAIISDALMMRQTSLGSTAPILAAAKAASKPQHEVLSTV; encoded by the coding sequence ATGCCGATAAGTATCGGAAAGAAATTAGCAAATATTCATAGCTATCCGAAGCAGATCGAACCTCTGATTTGGACCGGCCCTCGAGAACCGAAGCGGTTGGCGTTGGCGCTTTCGGCCCAGGCAGGCTCGGGCGCATTTCCCATTGCGCGGCGGGTGGCGGAAAACCTGCAATCACGCGCGCCGGCTCCCACGCCAGCCTGGAGGGTATTTGACAGGAATCTTGTGGCGAAGGTGCTGGAAGACCATCACCTGCCAATGCGCCTGGCCAAATTCCTCCCCGAAGACGCCCACAGCGCGGTGGATGAAATGATGGACGAAATCTTCGGTTTGCATCCTCCTTCCTGGATGCTGGTCCAGCAGTCCATCGAGACGATCCACAAATTGGTCGAGGAAGGCAATGTCGTCATCGTGGGATGGGCCGTGAACGCCATTGCCCGTGATTTGCCCAACGTCCTTCATGTGCGGCTTGTCGGGTCGATCGAACGGCGCATTGCCCGCATCCAGGCCCGGGACCAGGTGAGCCGCAAAGCAGCGCGAGGCTGGATCGAGCGCGCCGACCGCGGGCGCGCTCGCTATTCCAAACACTATTTCCAATCCCCGGTTTCGGATGTGCTGCTTTACGATCTAACGATTAATACGGATCACCTCTCCGATGCGCAGGCGGCGGCCATCATTAGTGACGCCCTGATGATGCGTCAGACATCATTGGGCTCCACCGCGCCTATTCTTGCGGCTGCAAAGGCCGCGAGCAAACCCCAACACGAAGTCTTGTCCACAGTCTGA
- a CDS encoding glycosyltransferase family 39 protein, producing MNVEQRTSKAGRRTFKVEARAQAGANRPALYIALGLLVVLALVVFVRIRLLHTPLERDEGEYAYAGQLLLEGIPPYQDLYSMKWPGTFAAYAGIMGLFGQSIAAIHLGLLLTNLATAALLFFLARRIAGTVAGLVASVAFALLAIIPASFGLAAHATHFVLLPALGGVLLLEHREEPRARWRFVLAGILFGLAALMKQAGAAFGLFGVVWVGYEELSQPGRNSSRFAQRLGCLVAGGLLPLVLTAWWLAGAGVFHRFWEWTFVYSRAYVNILTPMAGLHRLFSNGMNLVRAAPALWALAAVGLTLLWFDRSLRPWRFFILSFLFFSFVAVCPGWYFRGHYFIVLFPAVALLIAVSVRAGPDLMGTQRRLLGALPVLVFGLAALGLFYRSRAIFFRLTPTQISRDIYALNPFPEAIEIGRYLKSHCPPDARVAVVGSEPEIYFYSHRRSATGYVYTYPLMEPQPYARAMQQEMIHELQQAKPDYFVFVSQPSSWLPQPGSDVSVMEWFINYRQEHLDSVGLVDILPDGTTQFSWSGTNNPRSDQWLQIYKSRPAPQPLQEAR from the coding sequence TTGAACGTCGAACAACGCACATCGAAGGCCGGGCGTCGAACGTTCAAGGTTGAAGCTCGGGCCCAGGCTGGCGCCAATAGGCCCGCCCTCTACATCGCGCTGGGGCTTTTGGTTGTTTTGGCCTTGGTCGTTTTTGTTCGAATTCGCCTGCTGCACACGCCGCTGGAACGCGATGAAGGCGAATACGCCTACGCAGGCCAGCTTTTGCTCGAAGGAATTCCCCCTTACCAGGACCTCTACAGCATGAAATGGCCTGGCACGTTCGCAGCCTATGCCGGCATCATGGGTTTGTTTGGCCAGAGCATCGCCGCCATTCACCTGGGGTTGCTGCTAACGAATCTGGCCACTGCAGCGCTCCTTTTCTTTCTCGCGCGGCGCATCGCAGGAACCGTCGCAGGCCTCGTCGCTTCCGTCGCTTTCGCGCTCCTGGCGATTATTCCGGCCAGTTTCGGCCTGGCTGCTCACGCAACCCATTTTGTTCTGCTGCCTGCGCTGGGCGGCGTCCTTCTGCTCGAACACCGGGAGGAACCTCGAGCTCGATGGCGCTTTGTTCTGGCCGGAATCCTGTTTGGTTTGGCGGCTCTGATGAAGCAAGCCGGCGCGGCATTTGGCCTCTTCGGTGTCGTTTGGGTTGGATACGAGGAACTCTCGCAACCGGGCAGGAACTCGAGCCGGTTTGCGCAACGCCTGGGTTGCCTGGTGGCAGGCGGTTTGTTGCCTTTGGTCCTCACGGCCTGGTGGTTGGCAGGGGCGGGAGTTTTCCACCGGTTTTGGGAATGGACCTTCGTGTATAGCAGGGCCTACGTAAACATTCTTACACCCATGGCAGGCCTGCATCGGCTGTTCTCGAACGGCATGAACCTGGTCCGCGCCGCACCCGCCTTATGGGCCCTTGCCGCAGTGGGTTTGACGCTGCTTTGGTTCGACCGGTCATTGCGCCCGTGGCGATTCTTCATCCTTAGCTTTTTGTTTTTTTCTTTCGTTGCAGTTTGTCCGGGCTGGTACTTCCGAGGCCATTATTTCATCGTGCTATTTCCCGCGGTGGCATTGCTTATAGCCGTGAGCGTGCGCGCTGGACCGGATTTGATGGGAACACAACGGCGGCTGCTGGGCGCGCTGCCGGTGCTTGTGTTTGGTTTGGCGGCGCTGGGGCTCTTTTATCGTTCCCGCGCGATTTTTTTCCGCCTGACACCAACCCAAATTTCGCGGGATATTTATGCGTTGAACCCGTTTCCCGAGGCAATCGAGATCGGGCGCTACCTGAAGTCGCATTGCCCGCCCGACGCGCGCGTGGCGGTAGTCGGTTCGGAGCCCGAGATTTATTTCTACAGCCATCGCCGTTCGGCCACGGGTTATGTCTATACTTACCCGCTGATGGAACCGCAGCCGTATGCGAGGGCAATGCAGCAGGAGATGATTCACGAACTGCAACAGGCCAAACCGGATTATTTTGTATTCGTTTCCCAGCCTTCTTCCTGGCTGCCCCAACCGGGCTCCGACGTGTCGGTCATGGAGTGGTTTATTAATTATCGCCAGGAGCACCTCGATTCGGTGGGCCTGGTCGATATCCTGCCGGATGGGACGACCCAATTTTCCTGGTCGGGGACGAATAACCCGCGCTCGGATCAATGGTTGCAAATCTACAAGAGCAGACCAGCGCCCCAACCGCTGCAGGAGGCCCGGTGA
- a CDS encoding DUF2892 domain-containing protein — translation MEMIIRRFAGSFILISLLLAHYHSAYWLWFTTFVGLNLLQSSFTNFCPLEIVLRKLGVGQTCCCAEKAAASCCAKQEVER, via the coding sequence ATGGAAATGATTATTCGCAGATTCGCGGGGAGTTTCATCTTGATTAGCCTGCTTTTGGCTCATTATCACAGCGCGTATTGGCTGTGGTTCACGACCTTTGTCGGCCTGAACCTGTTGCAATCCTCCTTTACGAACTTTTGCCCTTTAGAAATCGTTCTGCGGAAGCTTGGCGTGGGGCAAACCTGCTGCTGCGCTGAAAAAGCCGCTGCGTCCTGCTGCGCCAAGCAGGAGGTTGAACGGTAA
- a CDS encoding DUF885 domain-containing protein, producing MKTLSFVLLLLLAACARPKSSSPSAPRADQPTTSSDAQDAAFAQLADEYIAGYLAWRPLVGTTLGLHQYDGKITDFSQASLKTELGRLKSYERRLAEVKTAQLSFTPYYDYRILLGAIEREIFGFEQMQVYSRNPMTYADALDVSIYVKRNFAPLDDRVRSIIAILDRAPNIFAAARRNLAEVLPRPEVETAIEEANGTADFLGKDLVETLHEVKDQKLMADFQAANSRAIQELRAYVAYLKEKKLPQADNSFALGREKYVKMLQSGEMLDLAPEKVLELGMAELRRNQRVFAEAAREIDPNQKPSAMYQAIQKEHPAADALIPDTAKGLEQIRQFVVDRRIINIPSPVRAQVMETPQFLRATSFASMDTPGPFEAKAAEAYYYVTPVEPDWTPKQKEEWLSAFNYYDIAVTSIHEAYPGHYVQFLCLNASPATRLEKILTSYAFTEGWAHYCEQMMLDEGFGASPSKSPTREEQVTAAKYRVAQADEALLRVCRLCVSIKMHCQGMSVDEATRFFEDNCYYEEKPARDEAIRGTFDPEYLYYTVGKLEILKLRADYQRQEGARFSLRRFHNEMLRHGAPPLRLLREAMLKDKSTWDQVL from the coding sequence GTGAAGACACTCTCGTTTGTTTTGCTTCTGTTGCTGGCCGCCTGCGCCCGGCCGAAATCATCGAGTCCGTCCGCCCCGCGGGCAGACCAGCCCACAACATCAAGCGATGCTCAGGATGCTGCCTTTGCGCAGCTCGCCGATGAGTATATTGCAGGTTACCTGGCATGGCGGCCTTTGGTTGGAACCACACTCGGGCTGCACCAGTATGACGGCAAGATAACCGATTTCAGCCAGGCCTCCCTCAAGACCGAGTTGGGGCGCTTAAAGTCTTACGAGCGGCGGCTGGCAGAGGTGAAAACCGCCCAGTTGAGCTTCACCCCTTACTACGACTATCGCATTCTGCTCGGGGCGATTGAGCGTGAAATATTCGGGTTCGAGCAGATGCAGGTCTATTCGCGTAATCCGATGACCTACGCCGATGCACTGGACGTGAGCATCTACGTCAAACGCAACTTCGCTCCGCTCGACGACCGGGTGCGTTCGATTATCGCCATCCTCGATCGGGCGCCGAATATTTTTGCCGCGGCGCGCAGGAATCTTGCCGAGGTGCTGCCTCGGCCAGAGGTGGAAACGGCCATTGAAGAGGCCAACGGCACAGCGGATTTCCTGGGCAAAGACCTGGTTGAGACGCTTCACGAGGTAAAAGACCAAAAGCTGATGGCCGATTTCCAAGCGGCCAACAGCCGCGCGATTCAAGAACTGCGGGCGTACGTGGCGTACCTCAAGGAGAAAAAACTGCCCCAGGCGGATAATTCGTTCGCCCTGGGCCGTGAGAAGTATGTGAAGATGCTTCAATCCGGGGAGATGCTGGATTTGGCGCCGGAGAAGGTGCTCGAGTTGGGCATGGCCGAACTGCGGCGCAACCAGCGGGTGTTCGCGGAGGCAGCGCGCGAGATCGACCCCAACCAAAAACCGAGTGCGATGTATCAAGCAATTCAAAAGGAGCATCCCGCAGCGGATGCGTTGATTCCAGACACGGCCAAGGGCCTGGAACAAATCCGCCAGTTTGTGGTGGATCGGCGGATCATCAACATCCCTTCGCCCGTGCGGGCGCAGGTGATGGAGACGCCGCAATTCCTGCGCGCCACCAGTTTTGCCTCGATGGATACGCCCGGGCCGTTTGAGGCCAAAGCGGCCGAGGCCTATTATTACGTCACCCCGGTGGAACCGGATTGGACGCCCAAGCAGAAGGAAGAATGGCTGAGCGCGTTCAATTACTACGACATCGCCGTGACTTCAATCCATGAGGCTTACCCGGGCCATTACGTGCAGTTTCTGTGCCTGAACGCCTCGCCGGCAACGAGGCTGGAGAAGATTCTCACCAGCTACGCCTTCACCGAAGGGTGGGCGCATTACTGCGAACAGATGATGCTCGATGAGGGGTTCGGCGCCAGCCCCTCGAAATCTCCGACTCGCGAGGAGCAGGTCACCGCCGCCAAGTACCGCGTGGCGCAGGCTGATGAAGCGCTGTTGCGCGTGTGCCGTTTGTGCGTTTCCATCAAGATGCATTGCCAGGGCATGAGCGTGGATGAAGCGACACGATTCTTCGAGGACAACTGCTATTACGAGGAGAAACCGGCCCGAGACGAGGCCATTCGCGGCACGTTTGACCCCGAGTATCTCTACTACACGGTGGGCAAGCTGGAAATCCTCAAATTACGGGCGGATTACCAGCGTCAGGAGGGTGCGAGATTTTCGCTCAGGCGGTTCCATAACGAAATGCTTCGGCACGGCGCCCCGCCCCTGCGCCTGCTGCGCGAGGCTATGTTGAAAGACAAAAGCACGTGGGACCAGGTGCTCTAA